Proteins from a genomic interval of Scomber scombrus chromosome 11, fScoSco1.1, whole genome shotgun sequence:
- the kif2c gene encoding kinesin-like protein KIF2C, whose product METGSSRLLIGLSVQISRSDGRVHPANVKSVDTIKSTVMVEWNERNICRGKEVEVSELCTLNPELLDIIQAVANKAAEAPTPAPEKKYGSRLRSSRIPAPPSSYTPAVTKAEESVTRSQARQTCMFQVPAPVPAPLTQFETSVANPKTIQPDLSPPSVLTNSASSNQQRRKNEAKPAPSLPFAREAIKENDEPERIPPFAGRRKSVVPQEFHKGNKRLSCVVKPSDMQTKRGKYGESSRPNQKIYDMIQEFRETLEITRISTSDIIEPQRICVCVRKRPLNKQELTKKDLDVVSVPGKGALLVHEPKQKVDLTKYLDNHIFQFDYSFNENATNDQVYNFTAKPLVQSIFEGSMATCFAYGQTGSGKTHTMGGDFTGKQQNSSKGIYALAAQDVFTNINHRRYASLDLSAFVSFFEIYNGKVYDLLNKKAKLRVLEDDRQQVNVVGLEEVYVTKAEEVIKMIQIGSACRTSGQTSANANSSRSHAILQIVLRRKKGALHGKFSLIDLAGNERGTDVSSNDRSTLVETAEINQSLLALKECIRSLGKNSDYIPFRMSTLTKVLRDSFIGEKSKTCMIAMVSPSMSSCEYTMNTLRYADRVKELNGNSKAGGVVKSQEPADTSSEEESVDTSVYDAISHVADLEEKVYVELQRANELVKEMEQTSYNTEEGLPNLLDHSRKLLDTVLALQTAVDQEKTARLNH is encoded by the exons ATGGAGACCGGTTCGTCCAGACTTCTAATTGGACTCTCTGTACAGATTAGCCGCAGTGATG GCCGAGTTCATCCGGCTAATGTGAAATCTGTCGATACCATCAAGTCCACGGTGATGGTAGAGTGGAATGAGAGAAACATCTGCCGTGGGAAGGAG GTTGAGGTGAGCGAGTTGTGTACACTCAATCCAGAACTTTTGGACATTATACAGGCTGTCGCTAACAAAGCTGCTGAGGCACCCACTCCTGCTCCAGAGAAG AAGTACGGCAGTCGACTGCGCTCCTCCAGGATTCCTGCACCCCCCAGCT CGTATACTCCAGCAGTCACCAAGGCTGAAGAGTCAG TCACTCGGTCTCAGGCCAGGCAGACATGTATGTTCCAGGTCCCTGCCCCTGTTCCAGCACCACTTACACAATTTGAGACCTCTGTGGCAAATCCAAAGACAATCCAGCCTGATCTCTCACCTCCATCAGTTCTCACAAACTCGG CAAGTTCCAATCAGCAGCGTAGAAAGAATGAGGCCAAACCAGCACCGTCACTGCCTTTTGCCCGTGAGGCCATAAAGGAAAATGATGAACCTGAAAGGATCCCTCCATTTGCAG GCAGAAGAAAATCAGTGGTTCCCCAGGAGTTCCATAAAGGCAACAAAAGGCTGTCATGTGTTGTTAAACCCTCCGACATGCAGACCAAGAGGGGAAAG tATGGAGAATCTTCACGGCCAAACCAGAAGATTTATGATATGATTCAAGAGTTCAGAGAGACCTTGGAAATAACTCGTATATCAACTTCTGACATT attgAACCTCAaaggatttgtgtgtgtgttcgtaaaCGACCCCTTAACAAGCAAG AGCTTACAAAAAAGGACTTAGATGTGGTCTCTGTACCTGGGAAAGGTGCTCTGCTGGTCCATGAGCCAAAACAAAAAGTGGACCTCACCAAATACTTGGACAACCATATCTTCCAGTTTGACTACTCCTTTAATGAGAACGCCACTAATGACCAGGTCTACAA TTTCACAGCTAAACCTTTGGTCCAGTCCATTTTCGAAGGCAGCATGGCAACATGTTTTGCCTATGGCCAGACGGGAAGTGGAAAGACTCAT ACCATGGGAGGTGATTTCACAGGGAAGCAGCAGAACAGCTCCAAAGGAATCTACGCCTTGGCAG CCCAGGATGTTTTCACCAATATCAATCACAGGAGGTATGCTAGCCTGGATCTTTCTGCCTTCGTCAGCTTCTTTGAGATTTACAATGGCAAA GTGTATGACCTGCTGAACAAGAAGGCCAAGCTCCGTGTTCTGGAGGACGACCGACAGCAGGTGAATGTGGTGGGCCTGGAGGAGGTGTACGTGACCAAAGCAGAGGAGGTCATCAAGATGATACAGATTGGCAGTGCATGCAG AACATCAGGCCAGACCTCAGCCAATGCCAACTCATCCCGCTCTCATGCCATCCTCCAGATTGTCCTAAGACGAAAAAAAGGTGCACTGCACGGCAAATTTTCGCTGATTGATTTGGCTGGCAATGAGCGTGGCACCGACGTTAGCAGCAATGACCGCAGCACTTTGGTGGAGACTGCCGAGATAAACCAAAGCCTCCTGGCTTTAAAG GAGTGCATTCGTTCACTGGGGAAGAACAGCGATTACATCCCTTTCAGGATGAGCACTCTGACCAAAGTCCTCAGAGATTCCTTTATTGGCGAGAAGTCCAAGACCTGCATG ATTGCAATGGTATCTCCAAGCATGTCTTCATGTGAATATACAATGAACACTCTACGTTACGCTGACAG AGTGAAGGAACTGAATGGCAACTCCAAAGCTGGTGGAGTAGTGAAGTCACAAGAGCCTGCAGATACCTCTTCTGAGGAG GAATCTGTTGACACCAGTGTGTATGATGCCATATCCCATGTGGCAGACCTGGAAGAGAAGGTTTACGTGGAGCTTCAG AGGGCAAATGAGCTTGTCAAGGAAATGGAGCAAACCTCATACAACACTGAGGAAGGACTTCCCAACCTGTTGGATCATTCCCGGAAGTTATTGG ACACAGTCCTGGCTTTGCAGACTGCTGTGGATCAGGAGAAAACGGCGAGGCTGAACCACTGA